From one Alosa alosa isolate M-15738 ecotype Scorff River chromosome 5, AALO_Geno_1.1, whole genome shotgun sequence genomic stretch:
- the cenpe gene encoding centromere-associated protein E isoform X2, producing the protein MTEESAVKVCVRVRPLIQREEAAAENAEPVQLYWRADKQTIHQVDDGNPTKSFSFDRVFSAEESTNQLYQDIAKSLVVSTVEGYNGTIFAYGQTSSGKTFTMMGNSRTPGVIPLAMEDVFQTIKNCPKKEFLLRVSYMEIYNETVTDLLCDSWKRKPLEIREGNYKNVYVADLTEELVTSPDQALAWIRKGEKNRHYGKTKMNERSSRSHTIFRMIIESRERSDPASGEISDGAIIVSHLNLVDLAGAERASQTGAEGTRFKEGCNINRSLFTLGQVIKKLSDENQKGFTNYRDSKLTRILQNSLGGNAKTVIVCTITPAVQDETLSTLQFASAAKRMKNDPHVTEVSDDGALLRRYRNEINELKQRLQEVSSVTKTTVTEKQTLCQLLQEKEQLQREQEDRIRNLTKLLVTSNVVLVKKLPKRRMTWGGKLLQAAHPSDALAETDTGFMEPFVKQRRIDLSAIVENEDMEEFEGRWEIPLERTFDMDLNQSSVTTRNSSESDYCSPRVSEMKGRLANLEEQLEKEVQLRQEMQQQLEKEAQEKRELHLQLENEAQEKQEVNLQLEKEMQGKQELHLQLEKEAQEKQELHLQLEKEAQEKQELHLQLEKETQGKQELHLQLEKEAQDKQELHLQLEKEMQGKQELHLQHDMEKELQHQLEVETLQKQEALERAAEMEKKVMELEQQLEATPHNTSNYSSEQFKRDLGESIQLCESLCFEKERLEAERDALQKELQVCGEEVERLRRDSEALQEELVQKREMDEFQCLEEESKREYEKELLAQITTLKKAAEDSNIQAQKLKVELDTLSDLQGDKDLVQEVKRLRRSLEDAECLSLDTKKEWAFLRSENISLKERDDVLTAEHQRMQSELHSVQVQLEAEKNRFKKMQIDLQKELMGAFDENTKLTTLLDGKVPKNLVDGVILERTVAELQKELEQHKQNEEELQSQLKETLEKAQEQQQQELLKAQEQQQQFEEKLQQNQEMSRVELEGAHEQLEKLQQELQRAQEQGDLVQQELHKAQERLQQDKERHQQDLQSSQEQHQELLKAHEHLQEEHQKTTELLRQDLKNTREVQDGLQLELQNALKKHDSLQQELHNAQEHQQHWEAEFQRAQQQQEELQQELQKAQEQLRDHPISQEPGVEIFEELEVLRSELGALTAQRAELQEILEGVREEKNQLKRDLEESVDMCVQTQSELQQLQSRPSCSSSATDELLQQQKQELEELRQEKQQLQADLQENVDMMIENQTELREALDEVRELKGQLVAARLASAQVPDATENSLEATAELDRLRSEVTSLTAELDHLKSASQSEGGQKAQELQEALQQELHKVQETQRQKEEELQRLRDQLQEELQKTQESPPPELLQAQEQQRHLEEKLQRAEEVLQQELQRGQDEQERLQQKLQKAEEQQETLQHQLCEIQEQQKQKEEELRIGKEQKEQLEREHQEIQEMLQQQLCNTQDQRPHQEDQAPLLQELHQAQLEQQQQELLKAQEQHQQELLKAQQQQQQCLEEELNTALEQQLSLEKDLQKAQERLEQLQQELQETRQQHSQDSLKAQERQQYFEEELRKNEQLLHREYERAQEQQAQLQEELLKAQEQLQHHCTPQDSEEASGELERLRSDLSALTAQRAELQEILEGLKEEKNQLKRDLEENMDMAQQELEELRQEKRQMQTDLENNMAKASELETQLRCVTEERQRLLGDNEVAQTLQKEVDQLRSEVSSLSADREQLQEKLRKDEKRHSEELQELSVQREQLLQQLSAATVESAEELERLRSESAEELERLRSEVSTLTTQRAELQEMLEAVREERSQLKRDLEENGGMAQQQLNELEEIRLERKQLQTDLQNNMERASELETQLRCVTEERQRLLGDNEVAQTLQKEVAQLRSEVSSLSADREQLQEKLREDEKRHSEELQELSVQRQQLLQQLSAATVESTEELERLRSESVEELERLAPDVSQPPTQRAELQEMLEAVREERSQLKRDLEENGGMAQQQQNELEEIRLEKRQLQTDLQNNLERANELQAQLRCVTEERQRLLGDNEVAQTLQKEVAQLRSEVSSLSADREQLQEKLREDEKRHSEELQELSVQRQQLLQQLSAATVESAEELERLRSESAEELERLRSEVSALTTQRAELQEMLEAVREERSQLKRDLEENVDMVQHMKAQRTSYPEHSELVVQENESQQKLQAWSLRIQRLADQLSQKLRKRWTTELLASAELTERRLTKQLLSQTPHLAPLTTSLKKSTLQLQDLLWTRLATLQKLAVTYRGHYEALWEQEASAVDQSGLIAQAQKSTSGHPCPPQDVLLCLLLERRELHLQEMAASAQRLEEGVAELEKVMSVELQHRVQANQGLEELSSRTPAEPSTLGRHLQQETSRRHSVASCEQTICHALVSEQQRLANSKVTHEQRRQTVVPLSLLQPPISELQQDKQQLCSRLQQALTHTRTLEKKLQHLQGAHDLSSQQCSEQLLQLKELQDKLAHSQTLAQRKMTPSAVEMQKMKDRLVNMEMENTNLNTGHQQELERLTSVLKYKEELIRKLKEDLRMKQQDDEHSYMEDNHSKHCGHQEEIQQLQQKIAQLESTLSSQQEEVDRWKRRAYKLKESRREGGLHTPTKHGRPPTPTKHTPTKHTLPLTPTKHTLTHTQARPSPSKRPALGEAPLLNSPQRPLLDSPKSLFFDMPPGTHAPPIARTKGFFDNCALGPATGSTGGGSAANKKDEWWPQSPRQGQQCETQ; encoded by the exons ATGACAGAAGAATCTGCTGTCAAAGTTTGCGTGAGGGTCCGACCTCTCATACAAAG AGAGGAGGCTGCAGCGGAAAATGCGGAGCCTGTACAGCTCTACTGGAGAGCTGATAAACAAACCATCCATCAGGTTGATGATGGAAACCCCACTAAAAGTTTCAGCTTTG ACAGAGTCTTTAGTGCAGAGGAAAGCACCAACCAGTTGTACCAGGACATTGCAAAGTCACTAGTGGTCTCCACTGTTGAGGGATATAATG GCACCATATTTGCATATGGCCAGACTTCATCAGGGAAGACTTTCACGATGATGGGGAACAGCCGTACCCCAGGCGTTATCCCACTGGCTATGGAGGATGTCTTCCAGACCATCAAAAAT TGTCCCAAGAAGGAGTTTCTCCTCCGAGTGAGTTACATGGAAATCTATAATGAGACCGTCACTGACCTGTTGTGTGACAGCTGGAAGAGGAAGCCATTAGAGATCCGTGAGGGCAACTAT AAAAATGTCTACGTGGCTGATCTTACAGAGGAGCTGGTGACATCACCTGACCAAGCACTGGCCTGGATTCGCAAAGGAGAAA AGAATCGGCATTATGGAAAGACAAAAATGAATGAGCGGAGCAGTCGTTCTCACACCATCTTCCGTATG ATCATTGAAAGTCGAGAGCGGAGTGATCCAGCCTCAGGAGAAATCTCCGATGGAGCCATCATCGTCTCCCACCTG AATCTGGTGGATCTGGCAGGGGCTGAGCGAGCAAGTCAAACAGGTGCAGAGG GTACTCGCTTCAAAGAGGGATGCAACATCAATCGGAGTCTCTTCACTCTGGGACAAGTCATCAAAAAGTTGTCAGATGAAAATCAGAA GGGCTTCACCAACTACAGAGACAGCAAGCTGACCCGTATTCTGCAGAACTCACTTGGGGGCAATGCCAAAACGGTCATTGTGTGTACAATCACCCCAGCTGTACAGGATGAGACTCTCAGCACACTGCAG TTTGCAAGTGCAGCGAAACGCATGAAGAATGATCCACATGTAACTGAGGTGTCTGACGATGGCGCTCTGTTGAGACGCTATAGGAATGAGATCAATGAGCTCAAACAACGTCTGCAGGAG GTTTCCTCGGTGACCAAGACGACGGTGACTGAGAAGCAGACCCTGTGCCAGCTGCTACAGGAGAAGGAGCAGCTTCAAAGGGAGCAGGAGGACCGCATCCGCAACCTCACCAAACTGCTTGTCACCTCCAATGTGGTCCTAGTCAAGAAG CTTCCGAAGCGGCGCATGACATGGGGTGGTAAGCTGTTACAGGCCGCCCACCCCTCAGATGCACTAGCCGAGACGGACACTGGGTTCATGGAGCCCTTTGTCAAGCAACGTAGGATCGACCTTTCCGCTATAGTAGAAAACGAGG ACATGGAGGAGTTTGAGGGACGTTGGGAAATTCCTTTAGAACGGACTTTCGACATGGATCTGAATCAGAGCAGTGTGACCACGCGCAACTCTTCAGAAAG TGATTATTGTTCCCCTAGGGTTTCCGAAATGAAAGGAAGGCTGGCCAACCTGGAGGAGCAACTGGAGAAGGAGGTGCAGCTTAGACAAGAGATGCAGCAACAGTTAGAGAAGGAGGCGCAAGAAAAACGGGAGTTGCACCTTCAACTCGAGAACGAGGCACAGGAGAAGCAGGAAGTAAACCTTCAGCTCGAGAAGGAGATGCAGGGCAAACAGGAGCTTCACCTTCAACTCGAGAAGGAGGCACAGGAGAAGCAGGAATTACACCTTCAGCTCGAGAAGGAGGCACAGGAGAAGCAGGAATTACACCTTCAGCTCGAGAAGGAAACGCAGGGCAAACAGGAGCTTCACCTTCAGCTAGAGAAGGAGGCACAGGACAAGCAGGAATTACACCTTCAGCTCGAGAAGGAGATGCAGGGCAAACAGGAGCTGCACCTTCAGCACGATATGGAGAAGGAGCTGCAACatcagcttgaggtggagacaTTGCAGAAACAGGAGGCTCTGGAGAGAGCAGCGGAGATGGAGAAGAAGGTGATGGAACTGGAGCAACAACTAGAAGCTACACCCCACAACACCTCCAACTACAGCAGTGAGCAG TTCAAGAGAGACCTGGGAGAGTCCATCCAACTGTGTGAATCTCTTTGCTTTGAGAAA GAAAGGCTGGAGGCTGAGCGGGACGCCCTTCAGAAGGAGCTCCAGGTGTGTGGTGAGGAGGTGGAGCGGCTGAGGAGGGACAGCGAGGCCCTGCAGGAGGAGCTGGTgcagaaaagagagatggacgAGTTCCAGTgtctggaggaggagagcaagagggagtATGAG AAAGAGCTCCTGGCTCAGATCACTACTTTGAAGAAGGCAGCAGAGGACTCTAATATCCAGGCTCAAAAGCTTAAG GTGGAGCTGGACACCTTGTCGGACCTGCAGGGTGATAAGGACCTGGTGCAGGAGGTGAAGCGTTTGCGGCGCTCCCTGGAGGATGCCGAATGCCTCAGCCTGGACACTAAAAAGGAGTGGGCCTTCCTGCGCTCCGAGAATATCTCCCTCAAAGAAAGAGAT GATGTGTTAACTGCAGAACACCAGCGCATGCAGTCGGAGCTGCACAGTGTGCAGGTGCAGCTAGAGGCAGAGAAGAATCGCTTCAAGAAGATGCAGATAGACCTTCAGAAGGAGTTGATGGGTGCTTTTGATGAAAACACCAAGCTCACCACTCTCCTTGATGGCAAAGTCCCTAAAA ATCTAGTGGATGGTGTAATTCTGGAGCGAACTGTGGCTGAGCTGCAGAAGGAACTGGAGCAGCACAAGCAGAATGAAGAAGAGCTTCAGTCTCAGCTTAAGGAGACGCTTGAGAAGgcacaggagcagcagcagcaggagctaCTGAAGGCTCAAGAGCAGCAACAGCAGTTTGAAGAGAAACTCCAGCAAAATCAGGAAATGTCGAGGGTGGAGCTTGAGGGAGCCCATGAACAGCTGGAGAAACTGCAGCAGGAACTCCAGAGGGCCCAGGAACAGGGGGATCTGGTGCAACAGGAACTTCACAAGGCTCAAGAACGGCTGCAGCAGGATAAAGAGCGGCATCAACAGGACCTACAGAGTTCCCAAGAGCAGCATCAGGAGCTTCTGAAAGCCCATGAACATCTACAGGAGGAACACCAAAAGACCACAGAGCTGTTGCGTCAGGACCTGAAAAACACTCGGGAGGTGCAAGACGGGCTGCAGCTAGAGCTGCAAAATGCCTTGAAGAAACATGACTCCTTGCAGCAGGAGCTTCACAACGCTCAAGAGCATCAGCAACATTGGGAGGCAGAGTTCCAAAGGGCgcaacagcagcaggaggaACTGCAGCAGGAGCTCCAGAAGGCTCAGGAGCAGCTACGGGACCATCCCATCTCCCAGGAGCCTGGTGTGGAGATCTTTGAGGAGCTGGAGGTGCTGCGCTCTGAACTGGGTGCTCTCACTGCACAGAGAGCTGAGCTGCAGGAGATCCtggagggtgtgagagaggagaagaaccAGCTGAAGAGAGACCTGGAGGAAAGTGTGGACATG TGTGTGCAGACCCAGTCTGAACTCCAGCAGCTTCAGAGCAGGCCGTCTTGCAGTTCTAGTGCAACAGACGAGTTG CTTCAGCAGCAGAAACAGGAGCTGGAGGAGTTGAGACAAGAGAAGCAGCAACTTCAGGCTGACCTTCAGGAGAATGTGGATATG ATGATTGAGAACCAGACTGAGCTGAGAGAAGCTCTGGACGAGGTCAGAGAGCTGAAGGGCCAGCTGGTTGCCGCCCGTCTCGCCAGTGCACAG GTCCCAGATGCCACAGAGAACTCTCTGGAGGCCACTGCTGAACTAGACCGCCTGCGTTCTGAGGTGACCTCTCTGACTGCTGAGCTAGACCATCTAAAGAGTGCGAGCCAGAGTGAGGGAGGGCAGAAGGCCCAAGAGTTGCAAGAGGCCTTGCAGCAGGAGCTCCACAAGGTTCAAGAGACGCAGCGGCAGAAGGAGGAGGAACTTCAGAGGCTCAGAGATCAGCTGCAGGAGGAGCTCCAGAAAACTCAAGAGAGCCCACCGCCAGAGCTACTCCAGGCACAAGAGCAACAGCGTCATTTAGAAGAAAAACTCCAGAGGGCCGAGGAAGTCTTGCAGCAGGAGCTTCAGAGAGGCCAGGACGAGCAGGAGAGGCTTCAGCAGAAACTCCAGAAGGCTGAGGAGCAGCAGGAGACGTTGCAGCACCAACTTTGTGAGATCCAGGAGCAGCAGAAGCAAAAGGAGGAGGAGCTTCGTATTGGCAAAGAGCAGAAGGAACAACTGGAACGAGAACACCAGGAGATTCAGGAGATGTTACAGCAACAACTTTGTAATACCCAGGACCAGAGGCCTCATCAGGAGGATCAGGCACCACTGCTACAAGAGCTTCATCAGGCACAGCTGGAACAGCAGCAACAGGAGCTCCTGAAGGCCCAGGAGCAACATCAGCAGGAGCTACTgaaagcccagcagcagcagcagcagtgtctCGAAGAAGAGCTCAACACTGCTCTAGAGCAACAGCTAAGCCTTGAGAAAGATCTGCAGAAAGCCCAAGAGCGGCTGGAACAGTTGCAGCAGGAACTACAGGAGACTCGACAGCAGCACAGCCAGGACTCACTGAAAGCCCAAGAGCGGCAACAGTATTTTGAGGAGGAACTCCGTAAAAATGAGCAACTGTTGCACCGGGAGTATGAGAGAGCACAGGAACAGCAAGCGCAGCTGCAAGAGGAGCTCCTGAAGGCCCAAGAGCAGCTACAGCATCACTGCACTCCTCAGGACTCGGAGGAGGCCTCTGGAGAGCTGGAGAGGCTGCGATCCGACCTGAGCGCCCTCACAGCGCAGAGAGCAGAGCTGCAGGAGATCCTGGAGGGgctgaaggaggagaagaaccAGCTGAAGAGAGACCTGGAGGAGAACATGGACATG GCTCAACAGGAACTGGAGGAGCTGAGGcaggagaagagacagatgCAGACAGATCTTGAGAACAACATGGCGAAA GCCAGTGAGCTGGAGACACAGCTGCGTTGTGTGACTGAGGAAAGGCAGCGTCTGCTGGGGGATAACGAAGTAGCACAGACCCTCCAGAAGGAGGTGGATCAACTCCGATCTGAAGTCTCGTCCCTCAGTGCAGACAGAGAGCAGCTGCAGGAGAAACTGAGGAAGGACGAGAAGAGGCACTCGGAGGAACTGCAGGAGCTCAGCGTGCAGAGAGAGCAGCTCCTCCAGCAGCTCAGCGCAGCTACAGTGGAGAGCGCTGAGGAACTGGAGAGGCTGCGCTCCGAGAGCGCTGAGGAACTGGAGAGGCTGCGCTCAGAGGTCAGCACGCTCACAACCCAGAGAGCCGAGCTGCAGGAGATGCTGGAGGCCgtcagggaggagaggagccagCTCAAGAGAGACCTGGAGGAGAATGGGGGGATG GCTCAGCAGCAGCTGAACGAACTGGAGGAGATCAGACTAGAGAGAAAGCAACTACAGACAGATCTGCAGAACAACATGGAAAGA GCCAGTGAGCTGGAGACACAGCTGCGGTGTGTGACTGAGGAAAGGCAGCGTCTGCTGGGGGATAACGAAGTAGCACAGACCCTCCAGAAGGAGGTGGCTCAACTCCGATCTGAAGTCTCGTCCCTCAGTGCAGACAGAGAGCAGCTGCAGGAGAAACTGAGGGAGGACGAGAAGAGGCACTCGGAGGAACTGCAGGAGCTCAGCGTGCAGAGACAGCAGCTCCTCCAGCAGCTCAGCGCAGCTACAGTGGAGAGCACTGAGGAACTGGAGAGGCTGCGCTCGGAGAGCGTTGAGGAACTGGAGAGGCTGGCGCCAGATGTCAGCCAGCCACCCACCCAGAGAGCCGAGCTGCAGGAGATGCTGGAGGCCgtcagggaggagaggagccagCTCAAGAGAGACCTGGAGGAGAATGGGGGCATG gctcAGCAGCAACAGAATGAGTTGGAGGAGATCAGACTGGAGAAGAGGCAACTTCAGACAGATCTGCAGAACAACCTGGAAAGA GCTAATGAGCTCCAGGCACAGCTGCGATGTGTGACTGAGGAAAGGCAGCGTCTGCTGGGGGATAACGAAGTAGCACAGACCCTCCAGAAGGAGGTGGCTCAACTCCGATCTGAAGTCTCGTCCCTCAGTGCAGACAGAGAGCAGCTGCAGGAGAAACTGAGGGAGGACGAGAAGAGGCACTCGGAGGAACTGCAGGAGCTCAGCGTGCAGAGACAGCAGCTCCTCCAGCAGCTCAGCGCAGCTACAGTGGAGAGCGCTGAGGAACTGGAGAGGCTGCGTTCGGAGAGCGCTGAGGAACTGGAGAGGCTGCGCTCAGAGGTCAGCGCGCTCACGACCCAGAGAGCCGAGCTGCAGGAGATGCTGGAGGCCgtcagggaggagaggagccagCTCAAGAGAGACCTGGAGGAGAATGTCGACATG GTGCAGCATATGAAGGCTCAGAGGACCAGCTATCCTGAACACTCAGAGCTG GTGGTGCAAGAAAATGAATCCCAGCAGAAATTGCAG GCATGGTCCCTGCGAATCCAGCGTCTGGCTGATCAGCTTTCTCAGAAGCTGCGAAAGCGCTGGACAACAGAGCTACTGGCCTCTGCCGAGCTCACTGAGAGAAGACTGACCAAACAGCTGCTGTCCCAAACGCCACATCTGGCGCCCCTGACCACTAGCCTCAAGAAGAGCACACTACAGTTGCAGGACCTGTTGTGGACACGACTG GCTACTCTACAGAAGCTAGCTGTGACTTATAGGGGCCACTACGAGGCACTGTGGGAGCAAGAAGCCTCTGCTGTTGATCAGAGTGGCTTGATTGCTCAGGCTCAGAAGAGCACCTCTGGTCATCCGTGTCCACCTCAAgatgtcctcctctgcctcctgcTGGAGAGGAGGGAGCTCCATCTACAG GAAATGGCTGCGAGTGCCCAGCGGCTGGAGGAGGGCGTGGCCGAGCTGGAAAAGGTCATGAGCGTGGAGCTTCAGCACCGCGTGCAGGCCAACCAGGGGCTGGAGGAGCTGAGCTCGCGCACGCCAGCCGAGCCCAGCACACTCGGACGCCACCTCCAACAGGAGACCAGCCGCCGCCACAGTGTAGCCAGCTGTGAGCAAACCATCTGCCAT GCCCTGGTCAGTGAGCAGCAGCGTTTGGCCAACAGCAAGGTGACCCATGAGCAGCGCCGCCAGACGGTGGTGCCACTGAGTCTGCTCCAGCCACCGATCTCGGAGCTCCAGCAGGACAAGCAGCAGCTGTGCTCCAGGCTGCAACAGGCCCTCACGCACACTCGG acatTAGAGAAAAAGTTGCAGCATCTTCAGGGGGCTCATGATCTTTCATCTCAGCAGTGCAGTGAACAGCTGCTCCAGCTGAAGGAACTGCAGGACAAACTTGCCCACAGTCAG accctgGCCCAGAGGAAGATGACTCCCAGTGCAGTGGAAATGCAAAAGATGAAGGATCGACTGGTGAACATGGAGATGGAGAACACAAACCTGAACACCGGCCACCAGCAAGa gctgGAGAGGCTGACGTCAGTACTCAAATACAAGGAGGAGTTGATCCGTAAGCTGAAGGAGGATTTGAGGATGAAGCAGCAGGATGACGAGCATTCAT ATATGGAGGATAATCACTCCAAACACTGTGGCCACCAGGAGGAGAttcagcagctgcagcagaaaATTGCTCAgttagagag CACTCTGTCCAGCCAACAGGAGGAGGTTGACCGATGGAAACGGCGCGCTTACAAACTCAAGGAGAGCCGCCGTGAGGGGGgtctacacacacccaccaagcATGGACGACCGCCCACACCCACCAAGCATAcacccaccaaacacacactcccgcTCACCCctactaaacacacactcacacacacacaggcgaggCCGTCGCCCAGCAAGCGTCCGGCGCTTGGCGAAGCACCGCTGTTGAATTCTCCCCAGCGGCCACTGCTGGATTCCCCCAAGAGCCTGTTCTTCGACATGCCGCCCGGGACCCATGCCCCACCCATCGCACGCACCAAGGGCTTCTTTGACAACTGTGCCCTGGGGCCGGCAACTG GGTCGACAGGGGGAGGCAGTGCAGCCAACAAGAAGGATGAGTGGTGGCCACAGTCCCCCAGACAGGGTCAGCAGTGTGAAACGCAGTGA